Proteins co-encoded in one Planctomycetia bacterium genomic window:
- a CDS encoding protein kinase, whose translation MSHDPTISQDPDDLARAQQRSSQRLRPPTEVPGYEIERFLGAGAYGEVWVAIDRNTGRRTAIKFYVHRGGVDWSLLSREVEKLAFLFADRYVVQLIDVGWDASPPYYVMEYLENGSLADRMQKGTIPVAEALGLFRDITIGLIHAHDKGVLHCDLKPGNVLLDQDHRPRLADFGQARLSHEQTPALGTLFYMAPEQADLNAVPDARWDVYALGALLYSMLTGEPPQRTPESLAQFERHPGLPEKLAAYRKYIMHAPSPTRHRQVSGVDRDLSDIISRCLHPNPARRYPNPQAVLNALDARSLRQSRRPLLVLGAIGPAVLLAVVTWFAWSVYGTAVRESDEALSRRAIETNDFAAQFVAETVAGQIDRRWQTLEEEAGDRDLREIFTRVAAVPKITPADGKLLQAWVERLDREYPEIEAASWAMLDGRGNQVARVPYDAKTVGKNYAFRDYFNGRGGLPEGTPNIEPIRVAHLSNVFVSQSTQERKVAFSVPIWSTEPELAARKVIGVLSVTVAIGKFAELRADGASQRSQVAVLVDSKKDSDNRAGAILEHPHLASHIGEPNAEPAYFDAAGVERLQKLTRLATSSDPASAKAATALENDNNYHDPLDHGANNRWLAAFQPVVVAGRPPEAGATGWVVIVQEPYAEALRPAQELGRKLMRYGLTALGVVIAVVTALWGFVMIVLNEAPQNEFTKFLRRYTGLAGASLSSTTQPSSNSDSGVVGITAATRPAAATLIHKPNEKTRGPDGL comes from the coding sequence GTGTCGCACGATCCTACCATCTCGCAAGATCCCGACGATCTCGCTCGCGCACAGCAGCGCAGCTCGCAGCGTTTGCGCCCGCCGACCGAAGTGCCCGGCTACGAGATCGAGCGGTTCCTCGGGGCCGGAGCCTACGGCGAAGTGTGGGTGGCGATCGATCGCAACACCGGCCGGCGCACCGCGATCAAGTTCTATGTTCATCGCGGCGGCGTCGATTGGTCGCTCCTTTCGCGCGAGGTGGAGAAGCTCGCGTTTCTGTTCGCAGATCGCTATGTCGTTCAGCTGATCGACGTCGGCTGGGATGCGTCGCCCCCTTACTACGTGATGGAGTATCTCGAAAACGGCTCGCTTGCCGACCGGATGCAGAAGGGGACGATTCCCGTTGCGGAAGCCTTGGGGCTGTTTCGAGACATTACGATCGGCCTCATTCACGCCCACGACAAAGGCGTACTGCACTGCGACCTCAAGCCGGGCAACGTCCTACTCGACCAAGACCACCGCCCGCGCTTGGCCGACTTCGGCCAGGCCCGCCTTTCGCACGAACAAACTCCGGCGCTCGGCACGCTCTTCTACATGGCTCCCGAGCAAGCCGACTTGAACGCCGTGCCCGACGCCCGGTGGGATGTTTACGCGCTCGGCGCGCTACTCTACAGCATGCTCACCGGCGAGCCGCCGCAACGAACGCCCGAAAGCCTTGCGCAATTCGAGCGGCATCCGGGCCTGCCCGAAAAGCTCGCGGCGTATCGCAAGTACATCATGCACGCCCCTTCGCCGACCAGGCATCGGCAGGTCTCCGGCGTCGATCGCGATCTAAGCGATATCATCTCGCGCTGCTTACATCCGAACCCGGCGCGCCGCTATCCGAATCCGCAAGCGGTACTCAACGCGCTCGATGCGCGCTCGCTCCGGCAATCGCGTCGGCCGCTGCTCGTGCTCGGTGCGATCGGTCCGGCGGTGTTGCTGGCCGTCGTTACTTGGTTTGCTTGGAGCGTCTACGGCACTGCGGTGCGCGAGTCGGATGAAGCGCTCTCCCGCCGCGCGATCGAGACCAACGACTTCGCCGCGCAGTTCGTCGCCGAAACGGTGGCGGGACAGATCGACCGCCGTTGGCAGACGCTCGAAGAAGAGGCCGGCGATCGGGACTTGCGCGAGATTTTTACGCGCGTGGCAGCCGTACCGAAAATCACTCCCGCCGACGGCAAGCTGCTGCAAGCTTGGGTCGAGCGACTCGACCGCGAGTATCCGGAGATCGAGGCCGCGAGCTGGGCGATGCTCGACGGCCGCGGCAATCAAGTGGCCCGCGTTCCATACGACGCGAAGACGGTCGGCAAGAACTACGCGTTTCGCGATTACTTCAACGGTCGCGGCGGGCTTCCGGAAGGGACTCCGAACATCGAGCCGATCCGCGTCGCGCATCTCTCGAACGTCTTCGTCAGCCAGTCGACGCAAGAACGCAAAGTCGCGTTCTCGGTTCCGATCTGGAGCACGGAGCCGGAGCTTGCGGCGCGCAAAGTGATCGGCGTGCTTTCCGTAACCGTGGCGATCGGGAAGTTCGCGGAGCTCCGCGCCGATGGCGCTTCGCAGCGCAGCCAAGTCGCGGTCCTCGTCGACAGCAAGAAAGATTCCGACAATCGCGCCGGCGCGATCCTCGAACATCCTCATCTCGCCTCGCACATCGGCGAACCGAATGCCGAGCCCGCCTACTTCGACGCCGCCGGAGTCGAGCGCTTGCAGAAGCTGACGCGCCTGGCGACCTCCTCCGATCCCGCAAGCGCGAAAGCCGCGACCGCTCTGGAGAACGATAACAACTACCACGATCCGCTCGACCACGGCGCGAACAATCGTTGGCTCGCGGCGTTTCAACCGGTCGTCGTCGCCGGGCGTCCGCCGGAGGCGGGAGCGACCGGTTGGGTCGTGATCGTGCAAGAACCTTATGCTGAGGCGCTTCGCCCGGCTCAAGAGCTCGGTCGGAAGCTCATGCGCTACGGTCTGACGGCGCTCGGCGTCGTCATTGCCGTGGTCACTGCGCTGTGGGGCTTCGTCATGATCGTGCTCAACGAAGCTCCGCAGAACGAGTTCACGAAGTTCTTGCGCCGCTATACGGGCCTCGCCGGCGCGAGCCTGAGTTCGACGACGCAACCTTCTTCGAATTCCGATTCCGGCGTCGTCGGCATTACCGCGGCGACCCGTCCGGCCGCGGCGACGTTGATTCATAAGCCGAATGAAAAAACACGTGGACCCGATGGCCTCTAG